From uncultured Desulfobacter sp.:
CTGCGCCCTGGGCTCCCAGGTATTACACCGGTTTAACGATGCCTTTTCAAACGTAGTTGAAAAATCGCTTTGGTCATCATCAGCACTTGTGGGCAAAAGATCTTCCGGAATGTTTTCCTATTACTACCCCCAAGAGATAGATGAGATGTCCTTTGGCCTGTTCATCTATGATCTGGGAAAATCCATGGTGCCGGAATATCTTTTAAACAAGACATCTCCCTTGAGCAAAGATGAAACGGAACTGCTGCGCAGGCACACCAAAGATTTTGGATTTACGATAATTGAAAAAAATCATCTGGGCAGTACTGTACTCGACAACATGATCCGGTATCATCATGGGCCATTATATGAGGGAGAGCCCGGGTGTTATCCTATGGGTCTGGAATGCGGGATGATGCCGCCCTATGTTCGAATATGCAAACTTATGGACATTTATGATGCCATAACTTCCAAACGCAGCTACCAGGATGCCATTAACCAGGTTACTGCCGTCACCGGCCTGTTCCGTAGTTACGTACACAAAGATCCTATCTTGCAGTTTATTCTCCATGCTTTTGTTAAAACCGTAGGGCTCTATCCGCCGGGCAGCATTGTTTTTCTTAAAAGCGGACAGATGGCCTATGTTCTTGAAAACGAGGGGCCCCTTGTTCTTCCTTTTACAGACAAAAACCAAATCCCGTTAACATCCAGACCGGATCCTTTTAACGCCGGGGAACAGACCGGGCTTCTATCCATTGACAGTGACAGAAGCATCAGGCAGCCCAAAAAAATATGGGACTGCCTACCTGCATTTATCAGGGAAATTGCCCTGCCCAAGGATCAGGTGGCAGCAGCAATTGCTGCTATTTCAACCATATAAAGCATATACGACAATCTGTGTTTGGACGGTTCGTTAGAGGGGCATGTGCCCCTCTAACGAACCGTTCAAACACACTTGTTATGGCTTAAAAAGCGCTGAAACACTTTCTCCTGTATGTATGTGCTTGATGGCCCGGGCAAAAAGCGGTGCTACAGACAAAGCTTTAAGCTGGGGAAACTGTTTTTCTGCAGGGATATGCACCGTGTTGGAGACAACGATCTCAGATATAAAAGTCTGACTTAAATTTTCCACGGCCTGGCCGCAAAGCACCGGATGGGTCGCACCAACATAAACCTTAGCCGCACCTGCCCGTCTCAAGGTATCCACAGTGCTCACCAAGGTTCCCCCTGTGGAGATTTCATCGTCAAAAACAATGGCATCCAGACCTTTTACATTGCCCACAACCAATCCCTGCTCAACATCTGAATCGCTAAGCCGACGCTTGTCAATAATGGCAAGGGAGGTGTCCAGACGTTGGGCAAACCGACCGGCTCTTTTAGCCCCGCCGGCATCAGTGGCCACCACCACCACCTTTGACAGATCCAGAAGTGTTGCAAAATAATCACAAATTGTAGGCATGGCTGTTAAATGATCCACGGGAATACTGAAAAATCCATGCACGGCATCGGCGTGCAAATCCATAGTCAGTACCCGGTCTGCTCCGGCAGTTTTCAAAAGATCCGCCACCAGGCGGGCAGCAATGGAAATTCTTGGGGCATCCTTTTTATCAGACCTGGCATATGAATAATAAGGGATGACGGCTGTAATCCGTTTGGCAGATGCGCTGCGCAAGGCATCCAGGGTAAGCATCAGCTCCATGAGGTGGTCACTGACAGGCGTAGTTAAAGACTGGACCACGAATACATCGTCTTCCCTGACACTTTCTTTTATTTGAACGAATAAATTGTCATTTGAAAACCGGGATACTTTCATAGGACTTAAAGGAATTCCGATATGCTTACAGATTTCCGTTGCCAGATCTGGATTGGATCCACCGGAAAATATTTTTAAATTGTCTGTCATTTTAGCTTTCCTGAAGGGAGTTTAGATTCGCGTTTTTTTAATACCAGTTTACGAATAAAGAAACAAGAGACTGGGGATAAGGAACGAGTATCTATATTTTATTAGAGGATAAATATATTTAAGTATTAATTTAAAAAATATAATAGTAATAATAATTAAGATTTAAATGTTTATAAGTTATATAATATGATGGAATCATTTATCATTTTATTATTTTTTTTGTTAAAAATTTTGAATAAAAAAATTTCAAAAACATCAGGTATTGAAAGCTTATTTTTTAAATACTCATAAAGCAGTTTTTTTGAACAATTTTTTGTCAAAATTGGATATATGCTCTGATACCCTTTAAATGCGTTGTTTTGGGTCATCTGAAAAATTTTTTTTGATAAATTTTAAAACATGGTGTCAATAACGTTGATAAGTTTTATGATTAAAACGATTATTTTCAAAAATAAAGATAAGGAGGGAAAATTATGAATGGACAATTGAACTGGTTTAAAGGCGGTCTTTTACTGGGCGCTGCATTTTTTCTGGCGGTGGCCCTCGTGAAACCCATCGGGGTGTCCACCCAATTTGTCATTGCCGACGGTATTGTTTGGAATGTATTTTCCGACACTGTGATTCAAAAAGATACGGCAAGCAAATCAGGATATGCCAGCCCCAATGCATATTTGAACAAAAGCGGCGGAAAATACGCTAAAAACGTTGCAAAGCCTTTGAACTACAGTTTTATATTTGTCATTGCCATGGTCATTGGTGCCTTTATATCGGCACAACTGGGCGGACCAAAACCAACAGCTCAGGACCGCATTGCCCCTGAGCCCTGGCGGAACCGTTTTGGACAAAAACCTGTGCTGCGGTATGTAACAGTATTTTTAGCCGGTGTCCTGGTTTTATTCGGTGCTCGTCTGGCCGGCGGGTGTACCAGTGGGCATATGATGAGCGGCATGATGCAGACATCTTTGAGCGGATATCTATTTGCCCTTGGGACATTTGCCGCAGCCGTTCCTATTGCTGTACTTGTTTACAAAAGACGTTAGGAGGTGACCTATGACTATTTTTCTTGCCATAATACTCGGTATTTTTTTTGGATTTGCCCTACAGCGGGTGGGTGCCACTAATCCGGCAAACATTATCAATATGCTGCGCCTGACCGATCTACACCTGATGAAAGCTATCTTTTTTGCCATCGGCCTCAGTTCAACCCTGTTATTTGTACTCATGAACATTGGTCTTATTGATCCAGGACACCTTTCCGTTAAAAGCAGTTACTTTGGCGTGATTATCGGCGGGGCTATTATGGGAGTCGGATTCGCCGTGGCCGGTTACTGCCCGGGTACGGGCCTGACAGCCCTTGCGGATGGTCGCAAAGATGCCCTGTTTTTCGTGGGTGGCGGGCTGTTAGGCGCCTTAATATATACCTTGGTATACGGCAATATTCAAAACACCTGGCTGTTTAATAAAATAGCAGGCGGCAAAGTGATGCTGGCTACAGGCTCGGATACGTTTCAAGCACTTTTACCCACCATTCCGGGCACCCTGTTGGCAGCCTGCATTGGGATCGCTTTTATGATCATCGCATGGATTCTGCCTAAAAAAATATAGTTTGGACGACTCGATATAGGAGCATGTGCAAGGTTACAGATGGATTACTTTTCGTTCAAACATCAGTTTTTAAATTTTGAGAATTTCTAAGAGGATGGATGGTATATTAAATATTATTTTAAAAAATATAATAGTAATAATAACCAAGTTTTAAATGTTTATAATTAGTTTAATTCTAAGATATGATTGAGTATTCTTTTATTTTTTATGTTGATAGTTTTAAATAAAAAAATTTTAAAACTATCGGGTATTGAAAGCCTGTTTTTTGAGGGTCCATAAAACAGGCTTTTTAAACAATTTTTTGTCAGGATTGAATCCACGCCCTGATATCCTTTAAATCCGATGTGTTTCAGTCACCTGACCTCTTTTTCTCGATGAATTTTAAAACAGGGTGTCAATAACTTTGATAATCTTCATGACTAAATTCGGTAACTATTTGTAGCGGCACGGAATAATTCAATCCGGGTTCTGTTTATACGTTTTTTGAGACTCAATAAAAAGGTATGTCATATTTAAAAAAAAACCGAGCCTTACCTCTGTCATTTCCCACCTTTTTAAAATCATTGGGAGCGGTTGATCATACCATCATTGTGGGCCTTAGAATTACTGATTTTGGAGGGTAAAGAAATTTGTATACGATTTTCTTTTCAACATAAAGTTGGGCTTCCATATATTGTGTTCGAGATGAAATTGAAAATTTAAGCCAGCCCCCCATAAATATTGTTTTTTAAGTCCTATCTTTTTTCCCTTCAACCGGAAGTCGGATAATAAAAGTTGCTCCTTTCCCTGGTTCAGAATTAACTTCCATCCTGCCGTTATGATTTTCTGTTATTATAAAATATGAAACAGAAAGCCCAAGGCCGGTTCCTTCACTAACCGGTTTTGTTGTAAAAAATGGGTCAAAAATTTTTGATCGAGTTTCCTCATCCATACCTGGTCCATTATCTTCTATTTCTATCCGAATCATTCCTCCTTTCTTCTCTCTAAAAGCTCTGAGATAAAACCTTGGAAATTTCGTTTTTGCACTTTGCATTGCTTGTACGCCGTTCCTGAGAATGTTTAACAATACCTGCTGAATTTCCCCTCGCTCACAACGCAGCATAGGCAGATCTTTTTCATATTCTTTTACTCGATGTTCGAGTTTTTTGAAGTTGACATCAAAATGTGCTAAAGAAGTTGAATTTTTGGTATAAAATTTTAACAGAATTCATAGATAGAGATGCTACTCGAACGCCCGCTGCCCTTTATTGAAAACTATCTTGAATGCATAAATCAAGAATTGATGAAAAAGAACCCCAGTTATGGACTATCCAAAAAACAAAAACTGTGGCTAAGCTTCTGTTTAAGTGGCGTTTTGTTAACCAATAGTATTTGCTGGAAACGATTTGAACGAATCAGTTTAGGGAAATTCCGTTTTTCCGCTCTTTCTTGGATGTTCCGAAATTCAAAAATCAGCTTCGATGACTTACTGCAACAGAGTACGTGTAATATTTTGAAGCATTATGGCATAAAAGAAGGGGTTCTTTGCATAGATGATGTAGACCGTGCCCGATCAAAGTCCACCAAAAAGATATATAAAGTTCAAAAGCTTAAAGATAAACTTACC
This genomic window contains:
- a CDS encoding diguanylate cyclase, with translation MIESRISIDKLIDVVRQGGQVKTGVDVYDGKGTLLLAKDVLVNKTKPLKIIRNNGLRHIPVASNGGVFDASGNKIDMGPANMPDTLPDSFFNPEPVKTQNVTERLKEILELRRLAEAISFKAQAIIKNAVKQIRQTKGEFDVDAVSDQASELASFAEQTHHPFAYAPREWFFYDDYLYSHAAHVCALGSQVLHRFNDAFSNVVEKSLWSSSALVGKRSSGMFSYYYPQEIDEMSFGLFIYDLGKSMVPEYLLNKTSPLSKDETELLRRHTKDFGFTIIEKNHLGSTVLDNMIRYHHGPLYEGEPGCYPMGLECGMMPPYVRICKLMDIYDAITSKRSYQDAINQVTAVTGLFRSYVHKDPILQFILHAFVKTVGLYPPGSIVFLKSGQMAYVLENEGPLVLPFTDKNQIPLTSRPDPFNAGEQTGLLSIDSDRSIRQPKKIWDCLPAFIREIALPKDQVAAAIAAISTI
- a CDS encoding ribose-phosphate pyrophosphokinase, producing MTDNLKIFSGGSNPDLATEICKHIGIPLSPMKVSRFSNDNLFVQIKESVREDDVFVVQSLTTPVSDHLMELMLTLDALRSASAKRITAVIPYYSYARSDKKDAPRISIAARLVADLLKTAGADRVLTMDLHADAVHGFFSIPVDHLTAMPTICDYFATLLDLSKVVVVATDAGGAKRAGRFAQRLDTSLAIIDKRRLSDSDVEQGLVVGNVKGLDAIVFDDEISTGGTLVSTVDTLRRAGAAKVYVGATHPVLCGQAVENLSQTFISEIVVSNTVHIPAEKQFPQLKALSVAPLFARAIKHIHTGESVSALFKP
- a CDS encoding YeeE/YedE thiosulfate transporter family protein; translated protein: MNGQLNWFKGGLLLGAAFFLAVALVKPIGVSTQFVIADGIVWNVFSDTVIQKDTASKSGYASPNAYLNKSGGKYAKNVAKPLNYSFIFVIAMVIGAFISAQLGGPKPTAQDRIAPEPWRNRFGQKPVLRYVTVFLAGVLVLFGARLAGGCTSGHMMSGMMQTSLSGYLFALGTFAAAVPIAVLVYKRR
- a CDS encoding DUF6691 family protein; the encoded protein is MTIFLAIILGIFFGFALQRVGATNPANIINMLRLTDLHLMKAIFFAIGLSSTLLFVLMNIGLIDPGHLSVKSSYFGVIIGGAIMGVGFAVAGYCPGTGLTALADGRKDALFFVGGGLLGALIYTLVYGNIQNTWLFNKIAGGKVMLATGSDTFQALLPTIPGTLLAACIGIAFMIIAWILPKKI
- a CDS encoding ATP-binding protein, with amino-acid sequence MQSAKTKFPRFYLRAFREKKGGMIRIEIEDNGPGMDEETRSKIFDPFFTTKPVSEGTGLGLSVSYFIITENHNGRMEVNSEPGKGATFIIRLPVEGKKDRT